The Bacteroidota bacterium genome includes a region encoding these proteins:
- a CDS encoding NADH-quinone oxidoreductase subunit C has protein sequence MTNEELKAFITAHTSEAVFEETQYLNVIVPAEKFYALAKHLRNADYDYLICITGIDWKDHFIVAYHLQCRKTKHVFVLKAKIADRVNPSVDTVCDIWRTAELHEREVFDLFGIKFNNHPDLRRLFLDDTWGFPLRKDYVDDVTIVQL, from the coding sequence ATGACAAACGAAGAATTAAAAGCATTCATTACCGCTCACACTTCTGAAGCTGTCTTTGAAGAGACGCAATACCTCAATGTAATTGTTCCTGCAGAAAAATTTTATGCACTTGCGAAACATCTTCGCAATGCTGATTACGATTATTTGATTTGTATTACAGGAATTGACTGGAAAGATCATTTTATTGTTGCGTATCATTTACAATGCAGAAAAACAAAACATGTTTTTGTTTTGAAAGCAAAAATTGCTGACAGAGTAAATCCATCTGTAGATACCGTTTGTGATATATGGAGAACAGCAGAACTTCACGAACGTGAAGTATTTGATTTGTTCGGAATAAAATTTAATAATCATCCTGATCTTAGAAGATTATTCCTCGATGATACATGGGGATTTCCGCTGCGAAAAGATTATGTGGATGATGTAACGATTGTACAGCTTTGA
- a CDS encoding NADH-quinone oxidoreductase subunit B, protein MTEEKTQEAIKNFPGQVHNLPGGGNIVMSTIEGVANWSRSNSLWPLVFGTSCCAIEMMSAASARHDWSRFGFEVARATPRQADLIICAGTIVYKMAPVLKRLYDQMADPKYVIAMGACTISGGPFFYNSYSVVRGVDHVIPVDVYIAGCPPRPEALLHALITLQEKIRGGGPREKINI, encoded by the coding sequence ATGACAGAAGAGAAAACACAAGAAGCAATAAAAAATTTCCCGGGACAGGTTCACAACCTGCCAGGTGGAGGAAACATTGTGATGTCAACAATAGAAGGCGTTGCAAACTGGTCTCGCTCCAATTCGCTTTGGCCGCTTGTGTTCGGAACAAGCTGCTGTGCGATTGAAATGATGTCTGCTGCTTCTGCAAGACATGACTGGTCACGTTTTGGTTTTGAAGTGGCACGCGCAACTCCTCGTCAGGCGGATTTAATTATTTGCGCTGGAACAATCGTTTACAAAATGGCTCCCGTTCTCAAAAGATTGTATGATCAGATGGCGGATCCGAAATATGTAATTGCCATGGGCGCTTGTACTATTTCTGGCGGACCGTTCTTCTATAATTCTTATTCGGTGGTGCGCGGAGTTGATCATGTGATTCCTGTGGATGTTTACATAGCGGGTTGTCCTCCGAGACCGGAAGCGCTGTTACACGCGCTGATTACTTTGCAGGAAAAAATTCGCGGTGGCGGACCGAGAGAAAAAATAAATATCTGA
- a CDS encoding NADH-quinone oxidoreductase subunit A, translating to MGIASLILLAVCGAGFCAMGILISKWVAPTSKNASKLEAYECGVPAESGSWVQYNVGYYLFALIFLIFDVEIVFLFPWAVVLREVGTVAFVEILVFVFILFLGLLYAWKKGALKWE from the coding sequence ATGGGAATCGCATCACTTATTCTTCTTGCCGTTTGTGGAGCAGGTTTCTGTGCAATGGGTATTTTGATATCCAAGTGGGTTGCTCCGACTTCTAAGAATGCTTCAAAACTCGAAGCTTACGAGTGTGGTGTTCCTGCCGAAAGCGGTTCATGGGTACAATATAATGTTGGATATTATTTGTTCGCGCTTATCTTTTTGATTTTTGATGTGGAAATAGTTTTTCTATTTCCATGGGCAGTAGTACTGCGCGAAGTAGGAACGGTAGCATTTGTTGAGATATTGGTTTTTGTTTTCATACTTTTTCTCGGGTTATTATATGCATGGAAGAAAGGCGCTCTTAAATGGGAATAA
- a CDS encoding tetratricopeptide repeat protein: MAKQKTKPEKNISSPSKVTESVILRIGKKTDKWFSFVIFIFAFLLYSNTLHHGFVMDDGAVISNHETVKKGFAGIKELFGQSSVYGSTKENFGTYRPLTMTLFAIEWSFFKDNSSAYHFVQILLYAILCVVIFILLKKLLKDYHPLLPFITVLLFAAHPIHTEVTANIKSADEILSLLFCSLGLLFSIKFSETSSNKFLVISFLFFLCALFSKESAATFILIIPLALYFFTLSSRKNILILLGVYVFAIAIYFLARNSALDKSPEGVALINNALAGAQSLDERYATISVTLLNYLKLLFLPHPLCWDYGYNQIPLVGFGNPMAIVSVLIYVALGIFAVAVLFKRKIAILTAHYSLLFSFCILFYLIGLSVSSNIFVLIGSTMAERFLFTPSLAFCIMLAFALIKLLKIESFSIRTIPLAIILVLFSYKTFSRTKDWKNNLTLFAKGVEDCPNSYRTNTTFAWESVLAGEKETDKEKKNIHLQNAVIYYQKGLAIYDKVEADWYNYGVSLSNLGKVDEAVKAYQRALEINPKHRNSLYNLATVYLSRKDYQNALSYFLRMYETEPDFMDVSFKTGLIYHMGGNPQKAIPYYERYLKNNPNNKDVINNLSMAYNAVGEKEKANQLMLRLQQLK, translated from the coding sequence ATGGCGAAGCAAAAAACGAAACCAGAAAAAAATATTTCTTCTCCGAGCAAAGTTACGGAGTCCGTCATTTTGCGGATTGGGAAGAAAACTGATAAATGGTTTTCGTTTGTCATTTTTATTTTCGCTTTCCTCCTCTATTCTAACACGCTTCATCACGGATTTGTGATGGACGATGGCGCAGTTATTTCCAATCACGAAACTGTGAAGAAAGGATTTGCAGGAATTAAAGAATTGTTCGGACAATCCTCCGTTTACGGAAGCACAAAAGAAAATTTCGGAACATATCGTCCATTAACGATGACTTTATTTGCAATTGAATGGAGCTTTTTCAAAGACAATTCTTCTGCCTATCATTTTGTTCAGATTTTACTCTATGCTATTCTGTGCGTTGTGATTTTTATTTTACTGAAGAAACTCCTGAAAGATTATCACCCCCTTCTTCCTTTTATTACTGTTTTGCTTTTTGCTGCGCACCCGATTCATACGGAAGTTACTGCCAACATCAAAAGCGCTGATGAAATTCTGAGCTTGCTGTTTTGTTCGCTTGGACTTTTGTTCTCGATAAAATTCTCAGAGACATCATCCAACAAATTTTTAGTAATTTCTTTTCTATTTTTTCTGTGTGCCCTTTTTTCCAAAGAAAGTGCTGCGACATTTATTTTAATAATTCCGCTTGCACTTTACTTTTTTACTTTATCATCACGGAAAAACATTTTAATACTCTTAGGAGTTTATGTTTTTGCCATTGCAATTTATTTCCTTGCCAGAAATTCCGCGCTGGATAAATCACCTGAAGGAGTTGCGCTCATCAACAATGCTCTTGCTGGCGCGCAATCTCTTGATGAGCGATATGCAACCATCTCAGTTACTCTACTTAACTATCTGAAACTTCTTTTCTTGCCTCATCCGCTTTGCTGGGATTATGGCTACAATCAGATCCCTCTTGTTGGATTTGGAAACCCAATGGCGATTGTTTCTGTTTTGATTTATGTTGCACTCGGAATATTCGCAGTTGCAGTATTATTCAAAAGAAAAATAGCAATACTCACTGCTCACTACTCACTACTGTTTTCCTTCTGCATTTTGTTTTATTTAATTGGATTATCCGTCAGCTCAAACATTTTTGTTCTCATCGGTTCCACAATGGCAGAACGGTTTTTATTTACTCCGTCATTAGCATTCTGCATTATGCTGGCATTTGCTTTGATAAAACTTCTGAAGATTGAATCCTTCAGCATAAGAACTATTCCTCTTGCAATTATTCTTGTTTTATTTTCTTACAAAACTTTTTCACGCACCAAAGATTGGAAAAACAATTTGACTCTCTTCGCAAAAGGAGTTGAAGATTGCCCGAACTCGTACCGCACCAACACAACTTTCGCATGGGAAAGTGTTCTTGCCGGTGAAAAAGAAACCGACAAAGAGAAAAAGAATATTCATTTGCAGAATGCAGTCATCTATTATCAGAAAGGACTTGCCATATATGATAAGGTAGAAGCCGACTGGTATAATTACGGAGTTTCACTGAGCAATCTCGGAAAAGTGGATGAAGCGGTGAAAGCATACCAGCGCGCGTTAGAAATAAATCCCAAGCACAGAAATTCTCTTTACAATCTCGCTACGGTTTATCTCTCACGAAAAGATTATCAGAACGCGCTCAGCTATTTTTTACGCATGTATGAAACCGAACCTGATTTTATGGATGTAAGTTTCAAAACAGGTTTGATTTATCATATGGGCGGGAACCCTCAGAAAGCCATTCCTTATTATGAGAGGTATTTAAAAAACAATCCGAATAACAAAGATGTCATAAACAATCTCTCCATGGCTTACAATGCAGTCGGAGAAAAAGAAAAAGCAAATCAACTTATGTTGCGCCTTCAGCAACTGAAGTAA
- a CDS encoding PD40 domain-containing protein, which produces MKKILLLLFVMLSTFSFAQTKLTPKDTTKKKDDKKWDVLNPPGTFKEVEFTTTEGTWMSLDVSPDGKEIVFDMLGDIYSMPITGGEAKLLRGDHSMDVQPRYSPDGKKISFGSDAAGGDNIWMMNRDGSEPKQITKENFRLTNNAVWMPDARLNGEVGQGNYLIVKKHFTSTRSLGAGELWMYHYTGGEGIQITKRKNDQQDVGEPCVSPDGKYVYYSEDMYPGGMFQYNKDPNNQIYVIKRYNFEKGETETVTGGPGSAMRPQISKDGKTLAFVRRVHEKTVLYLRNLETGEEYPVYDKLSKDQSEAWAIFGPYTGFQWLDNSNIIIWAQGKIWKLTLGAAYNPATATEIPFSVKVKQKIYDALHFENLVAPDKFTVKTIRNCVTSPDEKYILFNAVGSIWKKELPNGDLYQLTGAVVNTNSSPKTKDFEFEPYFSPDGKEVVYVTWSDEGSGAIMKMSILDKKTTKLSIEKGIFRTPRYSPDGKWIAYQKEEGNNQQGNTFCVNPGIYIMPSSGGKPILVIKEGSDPRFSKDGKRIFFQSNGEGKDENFALKSCDLNGKDVRTHFTSKYTNNFVVSPDNNWIAYCELFKVYIASMPQVGKTQDISAKMESVPVTQIAKDAGINIHWSANGMKVHWTLGEEYFTTDLSNRFGFIRGLPDSVLHMDTTGIKVNLVLDSDKPKGTTAFKGARIITMNNGSDVIENGTIIVTENKITDIGASDKVQIPPGAKVMDMTGKTIMPGMIDVHAHLWTFRQGLSPQKEWTYFSNLAYGVTTTHDPSSNTEMVFSQSEMVKAGIMTGPRIFSTGTILYGADGDFKAVINSLENAKSAIVRTKAFGAFSVKSYNQPRREQRQQVITAAKQLGIQVVPEGGSTYFYNLTHILDGHTGVEHNLPIATLYNDVVQLWSKSKTQYTPTLIVCYGAMSGETYWYQHTNIWEKERQLKFTPRNVIDTKARHRTMIPEEEYKNGYMLVSQSCKKLADAGVKINLGAHGQLNGIGAHWELWNLQQGGMTNMQALQCATINGAIYLGMEKEIGSLEKGKLADLIILDKNPLDDIKNSESVKYTMVNGRLYDCDTMNEIGNYDKKRGKFFWEIPGYNTNFPWHELTDGD; this is translated from the coding sequence ATGAAAAAAATTCTTCTCCTCCTTTTTGTCATGCTGAGCACATTTTCTTTCGCTCAAACAAAGTTAACTCCCAAAGACACCACCAAAAAGAAAGACGATAAAAAATGGGATGTACTCAATCCTCCCGGAACTTTCAAGGAAGTGGAGTTCACCACCACCGAAGGAACATGGATGAGCTTAGATGTTTCTCCCGATGGAAAAGAAATTGTTTTTGATATGCTCGGTGATATTTATTCCATGCCGATTACAGGCGGAGAAGCAAAACTTTTGCGCGGAGATCATTCAATGGATGTACAGCCGAGATATTCTCCTGACGGAAAGAAAATTTCTTTCGGAAGCGATGCAGCGGGCGGAGACAATATCTGGATGATGAATCGCGATGGCTCTGAGCCAAAACAAATTACCAAAGAAAATTTCCGTCTGACAAATAATGCAGTGTGGATGCCTGATGCCCGCCTGAATGGCGAAGTCGGGCAGGGGAATTATCTCATCGTAAAAAAACATTTCACCTCTACCCGTTCGTTGGGTGCAGGAGAATTGTGGATGTATCATTACACAGGCGGAGAAGGAATTCAGATTACAAAAAGAAAAAATGACCAGCAGGATGTTGGTGAGCCCTGCGTTTCTCCCGATGGAAAATATGTTTACTACAGCGAGGACATGTATCCGGGCGGAATGTTTCAGTACAACAAAGACCCGAACAATCAGATATACGTTATCAAGCGATACAATTTTGAAAAAGGAGAAACAGAAACTGTTACGGGAGGCCCGGGCAGTGCGATGCGTCCGCAGATTTCTAAAGACGGAAAAACACTTGCGTTTGTAAGAAGAGTTCACGAGAAAACAGTTTTGTATCTGAGAAATTTAGAAACAGGAGAAGAATATCCAGTCTATGACAAACTCAGCAAAGACCAGTCGGAAGCGTGGGCGATCTTTGGTCCATACACCGGTTTTCAGTGGCTTGACAATTCCAATATCATTATCTGGGCACAAGGAAAAATCTGGAAACTGACTTTAGGAGCAGCTTACAATCCTGCTACCGCTACTGAAATCCCATTTTCTGTTAAAGTGAAACAGAAAATTTATGACGCGCTTCATTTTGAAAATCTCGTTGCGCCTGATAAGTTCACTGTGAAAACCATCCGCAATTGCGTTACTTCTCCTGATGAAAAATATATTTTGTTCAACGCAGTCGGAAGTATCTGGAAAAAAGAATTACCAAATGGAGATCTTTATCAACTTACAGGAGCTGTTGTCAACACAAATAGCTCACCAAAAACAAAAGATTTTGAATTCGAACCTTACTTCTCCCCCGATGGAAAAGAAGTTGTTTATGTAACATGGAGCGATGAAGGAAGCGGAGCGATTATGAAAATGTCTATCCTAGACAAGAAGACAACAAAACTCTCCATCGAAAAAGGAATTTTCCGTACGCCACGCTATTCTCCCGATGGAAAATGGATTGCCTATCAAAAAGAAGAAGGCAACAACCAGCAGGGAAATACTTTCTGCGTGAATCCGGGAATTTATATTATGCCAAGTTCCGGAGGAAAACCAATCCTCGTCATTAAAGAAGGAAGCGATCCTCGTTTTTCTAAAGACGGAAAAAGGATTTTCTTTCAGTCAAACGGAGAAGGCAAGGATGAAAACTTTGCTTTAAAGAGCTGTGACCTCAATGGAAAGGATGTACGCACACATTTCACTTCCAAATACACTAACAACTTTGTGGTAAGTCCTGATAACAACTGGATTGCCTATTGCGAACTTTTCAAAGTGTATATCGCGTCCATGCCACAGGTTGGAAAAACACAGGATATCTCTGCTAAAATGGAATCTGTTCCTGTAACACAAATTGCAAAAGATGCAGGCATCAACATTCACTGGAGCGCGAACGGAATGAAAGTTCACTGGACATTGGGAGAAGAATATTTTACCACTGATTTAAGCAACCGTTTCGGTTTCATCAGAGGATTGCCCGACAGCGTTCTTCACATGGATACAACAGGAATAAAAGTAAATCTCGTTCTCGACTCTGACAAGCCGAAAGGAACCACCGCATTTAAAGGAGCACGTATTATCACGATGAACAACGGAAGCGATGTGATTGAGAATGGAACCATCATCGTGACAGAAAATAAAATCACTGACATTGGCGCTTCTGACAAAGTTCAGATTCCCCCGGGAGCAAAGGTTATGGACATGACAGGAAAAACAATCATGCCAGGAATGATTGATGTGCACGCGCACTTGTGGACTTTCCGGCAAGGACTTTCTCCTCAGAAAGAATGGACATACTTTTCCAATCTCGCTTACGGAGTAACAACAACGCATGATCCTTCTTCCAACACCGAAATGGTTTTCTCTCAGAGCGAAATGGTGAAAGCAGGAATCATGACTGGACCAAGAATTTTTTCAACCGGAACTATTCTCTATGGCGCTGACGGAGATTTTAAAGCGGTGATAAATTCTCTGGAAAATGCAAAATCCGCCATCGTGAGGACAAAAGCTTTCGGTGCGTTCTCTGTAAAAAGTTACAATCAGCCGAGAAGAGAACAACGACAACAAGTTATAACAGCGGCAAAGCAATTAGGAATACAGGTTGTTCCCGAAGGCGGCTCAACATATTTTTACAACCTCACGCACATTCTGGACGGGCACACGGGCGTGGAACACAATCTTCCCATCGCTACCTTATATAATGATGTGGTGCAACTCTGGAGCAAAAGCAAAACTCAGTACACGCCCACGCTCATCGTTTGCTATGGAGCCATGAGCGGAGAAACGTATTGGTATCAGCACACGAACATCTGGGAAAAAGAACGCCAGTTGAAATTCACTCCTAGAAATGTGATTGACACGAAAGCACGCCACCGCACTATGATTCCCGAAGAAGAATATAAAAATGGTTACATGCTTGTTTCACAATCGTGCAAAAAACTGGCTGATGCGGGAGTTAAAATAAATTTAGGCGCGCACGGACAACTTAACGGAATTGGCGCGCACTGGGAACTTTGGAATTTACAGCAGGGAGGAATGACAAACATGCAGGCGCTGCAATGCGCCACTATCAACGGAGCAATTTATCTCGGCATGGAAAAAGAAATCGGCTCGCTGGAGAAAGGAAAACTTGCCGACTTAATTATCCTTGACAAGAATCCGCTGGATGATATCAAGAATTCTGAAAGCGTAAAATATACTATGGTGAACGGAAGATTATATGACTGCGACACCATGAACGAGATCGGCAATTACGACAAGAAGCGCGGAAAGTTCTTCTGGGAGATTCCGGGATACAATACAAACTTTCCGTGGCATGAATTGACGGATGGGGATTGA
- a CDS encoding T9SS type A sorting domain-containing protein produces MKKIFFIFLATLSVAKHSQAQITFQKAYGGTAYDVGYSAQETNDSGFIITGGIRSFGAGNEDVYLIKISSDGTLQWTKTFGGTNNDDGYSIQQTNDEGFIIAGTTTSFGAGNNDFYLLKVASDGTPQWTKTFGGAGDDFCSSVQKTNDGGFILIGTTKSFGLINEDIYIIKTSSNGSLEWAKTFGGTYPDYGYSVSQTNDGGFIASGETVSYGIGYGDAYLIKMTSDGNLQWSKTFGESSTNDLGNSIQQTNDGGFIIGGTTSPPSSGNGDVYLIKTDSDGTLQWSKTFGGTKPDYGKSILQANDGGFFIGGYTSSFGGGPHNFYLVKTISDGTLSWSKTFGGSVDDEGFSFQKTNDGGLVITGWTNSFGVGSYDLYLIKTDSNGNSGCNETNPNTITTTPTILTTNPATQVSSGGIIGNLAAQTGSGGIETTLCFTNGVNDFQNSKSEINIFPNPFSTEATIEVSSFKSQVPSSKLEFKLYDVFGREVRRLLFTDNRLLITRGNLASGIYFYKFSDSTEVIGTGKIIIE; encoded by the coding sequence ATGAAAAAAATCTTTTTCATATTCCTTGCCACGCTGAGCGTAGCGAAGCATTCTCAAGCGCAAATTACTTTTCAGAAAGCATATGGAGGAACTGCTTATGATGTTGGATATTCCGCTCAAGAAACTAATGATAGTGGATTTATTATTACTGGAGGGATACGTAGTTTTGGAGCAGGCAATGAAGATGTCTATTTGATAAAGATCTCCTCCGATGGTACATTGCAATGGACAAAAACTTTTGGTGGAACAAATAATGACGATGGGTATTCCATTCAACAAACCAATGATGAAGGATTTATTATTGCTGGAACTACGACTAGTTTCGGAGCAGGAAATAATGATTTTTATCTTTTAAAGGTCGCTTCTGACGGAACTCCACAATGGACAAAAACTTTTGGCGGAGCAGGGGATGATTTTTGCTCCTCCGTTCAGAAAACCAATGATGGAGGTTTTATTCTTATTGGAACAACAAAAAGTTTTGGATTAATAAATGAAGATATTTATATTATAAAGACTTCTTCTAATGGTTCATTAGAATGGGCGAAAACTTTTGGCGGAACATATCCTGACTATGGATATTCTGTTTCTCAAACTAATGATGGAGGATTTATTGCAAGCGGAGAAACAGTAAGTTATGGAATCGGATATGGTGATGCCTATCTTATAAAGATGACTTCAGACGGCAATTTGCAATGGTCGAAAACTTTTGGAGAATCTTCTACTAATGATCTTGGAAATTCCATTCAGCAAACCAACGATGGAGGATTTATTATTGGCGGTACTACTTCTCCGCCTTCTTCAGGAAATGGTGATGTCTATCTGATAAAAACCGATTCAGATGGAACTTTACAATGGTCAAAAACATTTGGAGGAACCAAACCTGATTATGGAAAATCAATTCTGCAAGCCAATGATGGAGGATTTTTTATTGGTGGCTATACTTCTAGTTTTGGGGGAGGTCCTCATAATTTTTATCTTGTAAAAACAATTTCTGATGGCACTTTATCTTGGTCAAAGACTTTTGGAGGTTCAGTTGATGATGAAGGCTTTTCCTTTCAGAAAACGAATGATGGGGGATTGGTTATTACAGGTTGGACTAATAGTTTTGGAGTTGGGAGTTATGATCTTTACTTAATCAAAACAGATTCAAATGGAAACAGTGGATGTAATGAAACTAATCCTAATACCATCACAACTACTCCAACAATTTTAACTACCAATCCTGCCACACAAGTTTCATCAGGTGGAATAATTGGAAATCTTGCTGCGCAAACAGGAAGCGGAGGAATTGAAACAACACTTTGCTTTACAAATGGAGTAAATGATTTCCAAAACTCAAAATCTGAAATAAATATTTTTCCAAATCCCTTCAGCACAGAAGCCACTATTGAAGTCTCAAGTTTCAAGTCCCAAGTTCCAAGTTCCAAGTTAGAGTTTAAACTGTATGATGTATTCGGGAGAGAAGTCAGACGTTTACTGTTTACCGATAACCGTTTACTGATTACGCGAGGAAACCTCGCGAGCGGGATTTATTTTTATAAGTTTTCCGACTCAACAGAAGTTATCGGCACGGGAAAAATTATTATTGAATAA
- a CDS encoding N(4)-(beta-N-acetylglucosaminyl)-L-asparaginase — translation MSTRKEFLIKSSLAVGAGALFNLGFRNKDSGFKIPNPNSQILNPQFPLVIATWNNLGATEAAWQSIQKDGTALDGVEAGVHVPEADPENNSVGLGGLPDRDGHVTLDACIMDKSGNAGSVCFLENIMHPISVARKVMEKTPHVMLSGEGAFKFAIDNGFKKENLLTEKSKQAWEEWKKTSKYEPIVNFENHDTIGMLALDKDNNVSGACTTSGLSYKMHGRVGDSPIIGAGMFCDNEVGGACATGVGEFVMKTLGSFLVVELMRQGKTPQQACEEAIQRITKKYDYKKFQVGYLAVNKNGEVGSYSIQKGFTYSLYVNNENKIFDSDYFVR, via the coding sequence ATGTCAACAAGAAAAGAATTTCTCATTAAGTCATCGCTTGCGGTGGGTGCGGGAGCATTGTTCAATTTAGGATTTAGGAATAAGGATTCAGGATTTAAAATCCCAAATCCCAATTCCCAAATCCTTAATCCGCAATTTCCTCTCGTGATTGCGACTTGGAATAATTTAGGCGCGACAGAAGCAGCGTGGCAATCCATTCAGAAAGACGGAACCGCGCTTGACGGAGTGGAAGCAGGCGTGCATGTTCCTGAAGCGGACCCTGAAAACAACAGCGTTGGTCTTGGCGGTTTGCCCGACCGTGACGGGCATGTTACGCTGGATGCCTGCATCATGGATAAAAGCGGAAACGCTGGCTCTGTATGCTTTCTGGAAAACATCATGCATCCGATTTCCGTTGCGAGAAAAGTGATGGAGAAAACTCCGCATGTGATGCTGAGCGGTGAAGGCGCATTCAAGTTCGCGATTGATAACGGATTCAAAAAAGAAAATCTTCTCACAGAAAAATCAAAACAGGCATGGGAGGAATGGAAAAAAACTTCCAAGTACGAACCGATTGTGAATTTTGAAAATCACGATACCATCGGTATGCTTGCGCTGGATAAGGATAATAATGTTTCGGGCGCCTGCACCACCAGCGGGCTTTCCTACAAAATGCACGGACGCGTTGGAGATTCTCCTATCATTGGTGCGGGAATGTTTTGCGATAATGAAGTGGGAGGTGCCTGCGCCACAGGAGTAGGCGAGTTCGTGATGAAAACGCTCGGCTCGTTTCTAGTAGTTGAATTAATGCGTCAGGGAAAAACTCCGCAACAAGCTTGTGAAGAAGCCATTCAGCGCATAACGAAGAAATATGATTACAAAAAATTTCAGGTGGGCTATCTTGCGGTGAATAAGAACGGAGAAGTTGGCTCCTATTCCATTCAGAAGGGATTTACATATTCCCTATATGTAAATAACGAGAACAAAATTTTTGATTCGGATTATTTTGTGCGTTAA
- a CDS encoding bifunctional phosphoglucose/phosphomannose isomerase, with the protein MKTLIKKFPNQLREAIHFGEEAKLSKPKKISNVFIAGLGGSGIGGTIVSELVAMEATVPITVGKGYFIPKFVNQNTLVIISSYSGDTEETLNCLHLALKRKAKIICITSGGKVAEIAKKKKLDLILIPGGNPPRACLGYSLTQQFFILSHFGIISNKFKAQLKSAIELIETEKANIISEAKQVAEKIHGKTPIVYTTTYFEGVAIRFRQQLNENSKILCGHHVIPEMNHNELVGWASGSERVSVIILRDKDEYARNNVRIEINKEVIKKYTPYITEVWSKGKSQIEKAIYFIHLIDWASVLLSEIKGVDAMEIKVIEHLKGHLSKI; encoded by the coding sequence ATGAAAACACTGATTAAAAAATTTCCTAACCAGCTCCGCGAAGCGATTCATTTTGGAGAAGAAGCGAAACTTTCCAAACCTAAAAAGATTTCTAATGTTTTTATTGCAGGACTTGGCGGATCGGGAATCGGAGGAACAATTGTAAGCGAGTTAGTAGCGATGGAAGCCACTGTTCCCATTACAGTGGGAAAAGGATATTTCATTCCGAAGTTTGTTAATCAAAATACGCTTGTGATTATTTCTTCCTACAGCGGAGATACGGAAGAAACTTTAAACTGCCTGCATCTCGCTCTGAAAAGAAAAGCAAAAATTATTTGTATTACTTCAGGCGGAAAGGTTGCTGAAATTGCAAAGAAGAAAAAACTTGATTTAATTTTGATTCCCGGAGGAAATCCTCCGCGTGCTTGTCTGGGTTATTCGCTCACACAGCAGTTTTTTATCCTCTCGCATTTCGGAATCATCTCGAACAAATTCAAAGCGCAGTTAAAGTCCGCTATTGAACTGATTGAAACTGAAAAAGCAAATATTATTTCAGAAGCAAAGCAAGTCGCGGAAAAAATTCATGGCAAAACCCCCATCGTTTATACCACCACTTATTTTGAAGGTGTTGCCATCCGTTTCCGCCAGCAATTGAACGAGAACTCGAAAATCCTGTGCGGGCATCATGTGATTCCTGAAATGAATCATAACGAACTGGTAGGCTGGGCAAGCGGCAGCGAACGGGTTTCAGTGATTATTCTTCGCGATAAGGATGAGTACGCACGAAACAACGTGCGCATAGAGATAAATAAAGAAGTAATTAAAAAATATACGCCCTATATAACTGAAGTCTGGTCAAAAGGAAAATCGCAGATTGAAAAAGCGATTTACTTCATTCACCTGATTGACTGGGCGTCTGTCCTTCTTTCTGAAATAAAAGGAGTGGACGCCATGGAAATAAAAGTGATCGAGCATCTCAAGGGACATCTTTCCAAAATATAA